The following proteins are co-located in the Heliorestis convoluta genome:
- a CDS encoding CheR family methyltransferase, which yields MGTALPTDYHWRELFFRDKGQFQLLKQRILPQIIQRKEKQKKISLWSAGCSTGEEPYSLAIVMQELLGKNSDWHVKIIGTDINREALQKARQGQYRSWSFRSIDRTYMNQYFSQDGSWSIDPSIREAVRFEYLNLVEDSYPDYAKGIYDIDLILCRNVFIYFQDEGIEKVLNKFFHTLSPQGYLLTGHAEILGVKTEHYFHMDSYREGRIWKRGKPSFVKEQKASFCAERILSVAFKDSSLVKSVLDQNRTLSHRQKQESLRQEKESMLSREHREVSTDEDQEKRSLLEIAREKADRKKYAEALQDCQRHLKSHPFDARAYYLISLIYVEQGLEEEAIATLRKVLYLAPHYISAHIELGHLYINQGNLQKGRKVWIKAKEIILQEPTDLYYEGDERLEELLRKMKCLLGEG from the coding sequence ATGGGAACAGCTTTACCCACTGATTACCATTGGAGAGAGCTTTTTTTCCGTGATAAAGGCCAGTTTCAGTTGCTCAAACAAAGAATTCTTCCCCAAATTATACAAAGAAAAGAAAAGCAAAAAAAAATATCCCTTTGGAGTGCCGGTTGTTCTACGGGAGAAGAACCCTACTCTCTCGCCATCGTGATGCAAGAGCTTCTTGGTAAGAACAGTGATTGGCATGTAAAAATTATTGGAACGGATATTAATCGAGAAGCTTTACAGAAAGCTCGGCAGGGACAATACCGATCCTGGTCTTTTCGAAGTATTGATCGCACTTATATGAATCAGTACTTTTCGCAGGATGGCAGTTGGTCTATCGATCCTTCGATCAGAGAAGCAGTTCGTTTTGAATATCTCAACTTGGTGGAAGACAGCTATCCCGATTATGCAAAAGGAATTTACGATATTGATCTAATTCTGTGCCGCAATGTCTTTATCTATTTTCAAGACGAAGGGATTGAGAAAGTTCTCAATAAATTTTTCCATACTCTTTCGCCACAAGGATATCTCTTAACAGGCCATGCTGAGATATTAGGTGTAAAAACAGAGCACTACTTTCATATGGATTCTTATAGAGAAGGCCGTATTTGGAAACGAGGAAAGCCCTCCTTCGTGAAAGAGCAGAAAGCGTCTTTTTGCGCAGAAAGGATTCTGTCGGTTGCTTTTAAGGACTCTAGCCTAGTAAAGTCAGTTCTTGATCAGAATAGGACTCTTTCACATCGCCAAAAGCAAGAAAGTCTTCGTCAAGAGAAAGAGTCAATGCTCTCTAGAGAGCATAGGGAGGTTTCTACGGATGAAGATCAAGAGAAACGAAGCCTGCTTGAGATAGCGAGGGAGAAAGCAGATCGAAAAAAGTATGCAGAAGCCCTTCAAGATTGCCAACGTCACTTGAAGAGCCATCCCTTTGACGCCAGAGCCTATTATCTTATCTCGCTGATCTATGTAGAGCAAGGGCTCGAAGAGGAGGCCATTGCTACTTTACGTAAAGTCTTGTATCTTGCTCCGCACTATATATCGGCTCATATAGAGCTAGGTCATCTCTACATTAACCAAGGGAATCTTCAAAAAGGTAGAAAAGTGTGGATAAAAGCAAAAGAGATCATTTTACAAGAACCAACGGATTTGTATTACGAAGGTGATGAAAGGCTCGAGGAACTATTACGCAAAATGAAGTGTCTGCTAGGAGAGGGATAG
- a CDS encoding chemotaxis protein CheW: MGTSKEKVYLIIVLKGQRYGVPAEQIKQIAPLPMISQAEEYPDTVAGLIDWHGQAMPLIDLSRTLGRGSHEYRLQDKVIVLEAGDTTVALVVNAVEDMYSFATEEIKAIPQVQHQSLLPPFVTSLVRHDQELIFLLSGDLLLLQSFESETRLNNKAWPPWTDEEKQELRQRAQVLAQPFDKESNRSGERVGVVVRLNGELFWFDLIYVQEFLTLSEIVPIPCTPEHVVGVTNLRGQIITVFDLRPFLGLPRKKSTRSKLVVIATKDFLGALQIDAIMDLVVLREEEILPAPVALRSLADEYARGHIPFREKFIATILDIDRIFQREELVVYEEI; encoded by the coding sequence TTGGGAACTTCTAAAGAGAAGGTCTATCTAATTATTGTTCTTAAAGGGCAACGATATGGCGTACCTGCAGAGCAAATAAAGCAGATAGCGCCTTTACCAATGATTAGCCAGGCAGAAGAATATCCTGATACTGTTGCTGGATTGATTGACTGGCATGGCCAGGCAATGCCACTTATCGATTTGTCTCGCACTTTAGGAAGAGGGTCTCACGAATATAGACTGCAAGATAAAGTCATTGTATTAGAGGCAGGAGATACAACAGTCGCTCTTGTCGTGAATGCTGTAGAAGATATGTATTCTTTTGCAACAGAAGAAATCAAAGCGATTCCGCAAGTGCAACATCAATCGCTATTGCCACCTTTTGTAACGTCTTTGGTTCGTCATGATCAGGAGCTTATTTTTCTTCTTTCAGGGGACTTGTTGCTTTTACAATCCTTTGAAAGTGAGACAAGGTTAAACAATAAAGCTTGGCCTCCTTGGACTGATGAAGAAAAGCAGGAGTTGCGCCAGCGAGCACAGGTACTCGCGCAGCCTTTTGATAAGGAAAGCAATCGTTCAGGAGAACGAGTCGGTGTGGTCGTGCGATTAAATGGCGAGCTTTTTTGGTTTGATTTAATCTATGTGCAAGAGTTTTTAACTTTATCAGAGATTGTTCCCATTCCTTGTACCCCAGAGCATGTTGTTGGTGTTACCAATCTGAGGGGCCAGATTATAACAGTTTTTGATTTGCGGCCTTTCCTGGGCTTACCTCGTAAGAAATCTACTAGAAGCAAATTGGTCGTTATTGCTACCAAAGATTTTTTAGGAGCCTTACAAATTGATGCGATTATGGATCTCGTGGTGCTTAGAGAAGAAGAGATATTGCCAGCGCCAGTGGCCTTACGGTCTCTTGCTGATGAATATGCTCGTGGTCATATCCCTTTTAGAGAGAAATTTATAGCAACCATCCTTGATATAGATAGAATCTTTCAACGAGAAGAACTTGTCGTTTACGAAGAAATATAA
- a CDS encoding methyl-accepting chemotaxis protein has product MFSIKLRNKIFLSFSFLLFFLLLLVAVNYLLTSKSLELRKIAVDESAESTLIMELEKDHLQWVLAANSSLIDGRPFEEQFDHEQCSLGQWYYRYIETEAFKQLPEEKQRVYFDLEEPHRLFHHYGAEFAALIEKGPSARAEANDFFYNHVNPELEKTYQLLGEINRFKQERATQALLEAEEQESYGKMVTFIIAVLSLLLGSGLAFILANSIAKPVQETIQTIAVTSAQVAASMEQSERTAISQASSVAEVTSTMEELRVSSEQSTQQVIKVAENARDAAVAATEGLTSVEAMIRDMQDLRSKVDSIAHQILDLSEQISQIGTISSTVKDLADQTNMLALNAAVEAVRAGEHGKGFAVVSAEIRKLADLSKKASQQITTIVVDLQKATNRTVMVTEEGTKQVVATERLTNKNGDAFRELQRSMEEISQYIEQVSLNLEQQSGAIGGVSTVMEDITQGTKETAASIGETKEGMENLRKAGMMLKDTV; this is encoded by the coding sequence GTGTTTTCCATAAAGCTTAGAAATAAAATATTTCTCAGTTTTTCTTTTCTATTATTTTTTCTTTTACTTCTAGTAGCGGTAAACTACTTATTAACAAGTAAAAGTCTCGAACTGAGAAAAATAGCTGTTGATGAGTCAGCAGAATCTACCTTGATTATGGAGCTAGAAAAAGATCACTTGCAGTGGGTCTTAGCAGCAAATAGCTCTCTCATTGACGGCAGGCCCTTTGAAGAACAATTCGATCATGAACAGTGTAGCCTTGGGCAGTGGTATTACAGGTACATAGAAACAGAGGCCTTCAAGCAACTACCAGAGGAAAAGCAGCGAGTCTACTTTGACTTAGAAGAACCTCATCGCTTGTTTCACCACTATGGTGCAGAATTTGCAGCCTTAATCGAAAAAGGACCTTCTGCTAGAGCAGAAGCCAATGATTTTTTCTATAACCATGTGAACCCAGAGCTAGAAAAAACGTACCAACTACTTGGGGAGATCAATCGTTTTAAACAGGAAAGAGCTACCCAGGCCTTGCTGGAAGCAGAAGAGCAAGAATCTTACGGAAAAATGGTAACTTTTATAATTGCAGTACTGTCACTGCTACTAGGAAGTGGCCTTGCCTTTATACTGGCAAATAGCATTGCCAAACCAGTGCAAGAAACCATTCAGACGATCGCTGTAACATCGGCGCAAGTCGCCGCATCGATGGAGCAAAGTGAACGAACAGCCATTTCTCAAGCTTCATCAGTAGCGGAAGTTACTTCTACGATGGAAGAATTGCGTGTTTCTTCTGAGCAGTCTACACAACAAGTGATTAAGGTTGCAGAAAATGCGCGCGACGCCGCTGTTGCAGCCACCGAGGGGCTTACTTCTGTAGAAGCGATGATTCGCGATATGCAAGATCTGCGCTCTAAAGTTGATTCTATCGCCCATCAAATCTTAGATCTTAGTGAACAAATCAGTCAGATTGGTACAATTAGTTCTACTGTGAAAGATCTAGCTGATCAGACCAATATGTTGGCTCTCAATGCAGCTGTTGAAGCTGTACGTGCAGGAGAACATGGAAAAGGTTTTGCCGTCGTCTCGGCAGAAATCCGGAAACTCGCTGACTTAAGCAAAAAAGCATCACAACAAATAACAACGATCGTCGTGGATCTTCAAAAAGCTACGAACCGAACTGTTATGGTTACGGAAGAAGGCACCAAACAAGTGGTAGCAACAGAAAGACTAACAAACAAAAATGGTGATGCTTTCCGAGAGTTACAGAGGAGCATGGAAGAAATATCTCAATACATTGAACAAGTATCACTGAACTTAGAGCAGCAAAGCGGTGCCATTGGAGGCGTGTCGACAGTGATGGAAGATATTACACAAGGTACAAAAGAAACGGCTGCTTCTATTGGGGAAACAAAAGAAGGTATGGAGAATCTCCGTAAAGCAGGTATGATGCTCAAAGACACGGTTTAA